Genomic DNA from Candidatus Kaiserbacteria bacterium:
GGAACCGCGGATGTAATGAACGTCATTATCGAAATCCCAAAGTTCTCAAAGAATAAATACGAAATTGATAAGGAAACGGGCATTATCGCGCTCGATCGTGTCATGCACACCGCACAGGATTATCCGTTCGATTATGGTTTCGTACCACAAACTCTCTTTGATGATGGTGACGCACTCGATGTAGTGCTCCTTACCACCCACCCACTTATGCCTGGTATTCTCGTAAAGGCACGTCCCGTCGCAATTATGGAAATGATTGATGGTGGCGATCGCGACGACAAAATTGTCGCAGTACCCGTTGATGATCCACGTTTTGCTGAGGTACAAGACATAACTGACCTCAACAAACACTTCATCAAAGAAATGACTCATTTCTTTGAAACATACAAAAAAATTCAAAACAAAGAAGTATCGGTAGGAGAATGGCATGGAAAGGACGTTGCCCGTGAAGCATTTACCAAAAGTGTAGAAATGTACAAGGCAGATAAAACAGCGTAATACCCACTCTCTGTATAAAAAAACCGCGACCTTTGTTCGCGGTTGTTTTATACTATGTACATCAACGTGAACAGACTCACATTGTTTGTTACCATCATAATCCTGTTAGAATAGTGCTATGAAAAAAATT
This window encodes:
- a CDS encoding inorganic diphosphatase, translated to MNLLHDIAPGTADVMNVIIEIPKFSKNKYEIDKETGIIALDRVMHTAQDYPFDYGFVPQTLFDDGDALDVVLLTTHPLMPGILVKARPVAIMEMIDGGDRDDKIVAVPVDDPRFAEVQDITDLNKHFIKEMTHFFETYKKIQNKEVSVGEWHGKDVAREAFTKSVEMYKADKTA